From a region of the Lactuca sativa cultivar Salinas chromosome 4, Lsat_Salinas_v11, whole genome shotgun sequence genome:
- the LOC111879989 gene encoding uncharacterized protein LOC111879989, protein MQKLISSSSLEEVKAMETPHAHHLWVDEKQSDVLDPSLVNDHPALSMLKAEKEKLLTDDINQGVNLLSVAEMDYMEKIKEFHERLDMVKKIVKPGCSHEVLNIALCSLSSLARILSQMPQKLHASL, encoded by the exons ATGCAGAAACTAATTTCATCGTCGTCACTGGAGGAAGTCAAGGCGATGGAAACTCCG CATGCTCATCATTTGTGGGTAGATGAGAAACAAAGTGATGTCTTAGATCCATCCCTTGTCAACGATCATCCAGCACTCAG CATGCTGAAGGCAGAAAAGGAGAAACTATTGACAGATGATATAAATCAAGGGGTTAATTTGTTGAGTGTAGCAGAGATGGACTACATGGAGAAGATAAAGGAGTTTCATGAGAGACTTGATATG GTGAAGAAGATAGTTAAACCGGGTTGTTCTCATGAGGTATTGAACATAGCCTTGTGTAGTTTGTCATCACTTGCCAGAATTCTGTCCCAGATGCCACAAAAACTTCATGCGTCACTTTGA
- the LOC111879963 gene encoding cell division control protein 48 homolog C, translating into MTRKGSRPPVKSSLFERVLRRRVQETYGNATPSVGELVDRLRANFPEYGRHKIQPFTRMVTQTLDSNDSKGKQKSTRKNDDYNSKFNYDDEDDSTSPSLRSPVSKKAKKIDSREQRLQMLETKHVAQRRVKLQSESSSSESESDDGEEDRSAVSSSEDDVYSLQFDPEFDITKSMLRNKYSGSKLDGKVDGKPQNIELEVVTNSNNKETRKVDLMKEDRGGKLKAKARKPNNSSNEDADANGKEDGPRFKDLGGMDVVLDELKMEVIVPLFHPELPRRLGVRPMAGILLHGPPGCGKTKLAHAIANETGVPFYKISATELVSGISGASEENIRELFSKAYRTAPSIVFIDEIDAIASKRENLQREMERRIVTQLMTCMDESHRVTKPDDTSKNLEPSNNKPGYVLVIGATNRPDAVDPALRRPGRFDREISLGVPDENARIKILEVLTRDLKREDAFDLVKIARATPGFVGADLAALVNKAGNLAMKRIIDGRKSELSKENEEENEDWWRKEWTDEEMEKLCITMLDFEVAAKQVQPSSRREGFSSIPNVKWEDVGGLDILRREFDRYIVRRIKYPDEYEEYGVDLETGFLLYGPPGCGKTLIAKAVANEAGANFIHIKGPELLNKYVGESELAVRTIFSRARTCSPCILFFDEIDALTTKRGKEGGWVVERLLNQLLIELDGADQRKGVYVIGATNRPEVMDRAVLRPGRFGKLMYVPLPSADERGLILKAVSRRKPLDADVDLIAIGRSEACANLSGADLSSLMNEAAMAAVEEKFKKIEAAKASDEPQSSLGGLPHTIKAIHFEQALGKISPSVSDKQKQYYHLLSQSFNAS; encoded by the exons ATGACGAGGAAAGGAAGTAGGCCGCCGGTGAAGTCGTCACTGTTCGAGAGAGTCCTACGCCGCCGGGTACAAGAAACCTACGGTAACGCCACTCCATCTGTTGGCGAACTTGTCGACCGCCTCCGCGCCAATTTTCCCGAATACGGCCGCCACAAGATACAACCTTTCACCAGAATGGTGACACAAACCCTAGATTCCAACGACAGCAAAGGAAAGCAGAAATCAACCAGAAAGAATGACGATTACAATTCTAAATTCAATTACGACGATGAAGATGATAGCACGTCTCCATCGTTACGCAGCCCTGTAAGCAAGAAAGCAAAGAAAATTGATAGTAGAGAGCAGAGACTTCAGATGCTTGAGACGAAGCACGTTGCACAAAGACGAGTTAAGCTGCAATCAGAGTCATCATCCTCGGAATCGGAATCGGATGACGGAGAAGAAGATAGAAGTGCCGTTTCCTCGTCTGAAGATGATGTCTATAGCCTGCAATTTGACCCGGAGTTTGATATAACGAAGTCTATGCTCCGAAACAAGTACAGCGGGTCAAAACTTGATGGAAAAGTCGACGGGAAACCTCAAAATATTGAGTTAGAAGTCGTTACGAATAGCAACAACAAGGAGACTAGAAAGGTTGATTTGATGAAGGAAGATCGAGGTGGTAAGTTAAAAGCAAAGGCACGAAAACCGAACAACTCATCAAACGAAGATGCTGATGCTAATGGGAAAGAAGATGGGCCAAGGTTTAAGGACCTTGGAGGTATGGATGTTGTGTTGGATGAATTGAAGATGGAGGTGATTGTTCCTTTATTCCATCCAGAGTTACCTCGAAGGCTTGGAGTTAGGCCGATGGCTGGCATTTTGTTACATGGGCCACCAGGGTGTGGAAAGACTAAACTAGCTCACGCCATTGCTAATGAAACTGGAGTTCCATTCTATAAGATTTCAGCCACTGAGTTGGTATCTGGTATATCAG GTGCATCAGAGGAAAACATACGAGAGCTATTTTCAAAAGCATACAGAACAGCACCTTccatagttttcatcgatgaaatCGATGCAATCGCTTCAAAAAGAGAAAATCTCCAAAGAGAAATGGAACGCAGGATAGTGACACAATTAATGACATGCATGGATGAATCCCACAGAGTCACAAAACCAGATGACACCTCAAAGAATCTAGAACCTTCCAATAACAAACCAGGGTACGTCTTAGTAATCGGTGCCACCAACAGACCCGACGCTGTGGACCCCGCGTTAAGAAGGCCTGGAAGATTCGACCGTGAGATCAGTCTAGGTGTCCCTGATGAAAATGCAAGAATCAAGATTCTTGAAGTTCTTACACGTGATTTGAAACGTGAAGATGCTTTTGATCTTGTGAAAATTGCTAGGGCAACTCCAGGTTTTGTTGGTGCTGATCTGGCAGCTTTGGTGAATAAAGCTGGTAATCTTGCTATGAAGAGAATCATAGATGGAAGAAAATCGGAGCTTTCTaaagaaaatgaagaagaaaaTGAAGATTGGTGGAGGAAGGAGTGGACTGATGAGGAAATGGAGAAACTTTGTATAACAATGTTGGATTTTGAGGTAGCTGCTAAACAGGTTCAACCTTCTTCTAGAAGAGAAGGGTTTTCTAGCATTCCAAATGTTAAATGGGAAGATGTTGGAGGTCTTGATATTTTGAGAAGGGAGTTTGATCGTTATATAGTTAGACGTATTAAATATCCTGATGAGTATGAG GAATATGGAGTTGATTTGGAGACTGGGTTTTTGCTATATGGACCACCTGGTTGTGGAAAAACGTTAATTGCCAAAGCTGTTGCTAATGAAGCAGGAGCAAATTTCATACacattaag GGTCCTGAGCTTTTGAACAAATATGTTGGGGAGAGTGAATTGGCAGTTAGGACAATATTTAGTCGTGCAAGGACTTGTTCTCCATGCATACTGTTCTTTGATGAG ATAGATGCTCTGACAACAAAGCGTGGAAAGGAAGGGGGATGGGTTGTTGAGCGACTTCTGAATCAG CTATTGATAGAGCTAGATGGTGCTGACCAACGCAAGGGCGTTTACGTAATTGGTGCCACCAACAG GCCCGAGGTGATGGATAGAGCAGTGTTAAGGCCAGGAAGATTTGGGAAACTTATGTATGTGCCTCTGCCAAGTGCAGATGAACGTGGGTTGATCTTAAAAGCTGTTTCTAGAAGGAAACCACTAGATGCTGACGTGGACTTGATTGCTATTGGTCGAAGTGAGGCTTGTGCAAATTTAAGTGGAGCTGATCTTTCCTCATTG ATGAACGAAGCTGCCATGGCTGCAGTTGAAGAGAAATTCAAGAAAATCGAAGCTGCAAAAGCTAGTGATGAACCACAAAGCTCATTAGGTGGCTTGCCACATACTATTAAAGCCATACATTTTGAGCAAGCATTGGGAAAAATCTCACCTTCTGTCTCAGATAAG CAAAAACAGTATTACCATCTACTATCACAGAGCTTCAACGCATCTTAA
- the LOC128133445 gene encoding uncharacterized protein LOC128133445 — protein MLNRNHEEGHEHLYRDYFADNCVYGEKDFKRRFRLSRDVFLRIANALEIRYEFFQLRYDARGRRGFTTLQKCVAAIHLMAMGESPDTMDDYMRMSERTARETWKGQYASAHHGSPSLVLEAVASQDLWIWHVFFGVAGSNNDANVLDQSPIFDDLLNGKAPDAPFTVNGNEYKYEYYLTDGIYSQYSTFVKAFRHSVEERDNFFKRRQEGARKDVEHAFGVLKAKWHIVEHEAQPLDLETLRYIMYACIIMHNMVIEDKGRNIAHYIPTEPRHVQFQPGTTDYLHRVVNIQDANKHRQLREDLADYIFYGNNNDNE, from the exons ATGTTAAACAGAAATCACGAGGAAGGACACGAACATCTATATCGCGATTACTTTGCGGATAACTGTGTATACGGGGAGAAAGACTTCAAAAGAAGATTTCGTTTGAGTAGGGATGTGTTCTTACGAATCGCTAACGCCTTGGAAATCCG GTACGAATTTTTTCAATTAAGATATGATGCTAGAGGTAGACGGGGGTTTACAACGTTGCAGAAATGTGTTGCGGCCATTCATTTGATGGCTATGGGGGAGTCACCCGACACCATGGACGACTATATGAGAATGTCCgaaagaaccgcaagagaga CTTGGAAAGGGCAATACGCAAGTGCTCATCACGGATCACCTTCATTGGTGTTAGAGGCTGTCGCTTCtcaagatttatggatttggcATGTATTTTTTGGGGTTGCGGGTTCCAACAACGATGCCAACGTTCTTGATCAGTCGCCAATATTCGACGATCTTTTGAATGGAAAAGCCCCGGATGCTCCTTTCACGGTGAATGGAAACGAATACAAATATGAGTATTACCTTACAGATGGAATATATTCTCAGTATTCCACATTCGTGAAAGCATTCCGCCACTCGGTTGAAGAACGAGACAATTTTTTTAAGAGAAGACAAGAAGGAGCACGTAAGGATGTGGAACATGCTTTTGGAGTGCTGAAGGCGAAGTGGCATATAGTCGAACATGAAGCACAACCATTGGATTTAGAAACTTTACGATatatcatgtatgcatgtatTATAATGCATAACATGGTAATAGAAGATAAAGGGAGAAATATTGCACACTATATCCCAACAGAGCCCAGACACGTTCAGTTTCAACCGGGAACAACAGATTATTTGCATCGCGTTGTTAACATTCAGGACGCAAATAAACACAGACAACTTCGAGAGGATTTGGCGGATTATATCTTCTATGGTAACAATAACGATAACGAATAG